The Acidobacteriota bacterium genome window below encodes:
- a CDS encoding nickel-dependent hydrogenase large subunit yields the protein MMARITVDPITRIEGHLRIDVEVDRGKVQNSWSSGQMWRGIEKILEGRDPRDAWIFTQRICGVCTTVHAIASVRAVENALGINPPLNAQLIRNILIAAHALHDHIVHFYHLSALDWVDVVSALKGNPVTTAKLAQSLSPWPGNDVKTLTAVKEKVADFVSKGQLGIFTNGYWGHPAMDLPPDV from the coding sequence CTGATGGCCAGAATCACTGTTGACCCGATTACGCGCATCGAGGGTCATCTGCGCATCGACGTTGAGGTCGACCGGGGCAAGGTGCAGAACTCCTGGTCCTCGGGTCAGATGTGGCGCGGAATCGAGAAAATCCTCGAAGGACGGGATCCTCGTGATGCGTGGATCTTCACCCAGCGCATCTGCGGTGTGTGCACGACCGTGCACGCCATCGCCTCGGTGCGTGCGGTGGAGAACGCCCTCGGTATCAATCCGCCGCTCAACGCGCAGCTGATCCGCAATATCCTGATTGCGGCGCATGCGCTGCACGATCACATCGTCCACTTCTACCACCTGTCGGCCCTCGACTGGGTGGACGTGGTGTCGGCCCTGAAGGGGAACCCGGTTACAACAGCGAAGCTCGCGCAATCTCTGTCCCCGTGGCCCGGGAACGACGTCAAGACGCTCACCGCGGTCAAGGAGAAGGTCGCCGACTTCGTCTCCAAGGGCCAGCTCGGCATTTTCACCAACGGCTACTGGGGCCACCCGGCGATGGACCTGCCGCCGGACGT
- the hybB gene encoding Ni/Fe-hydrogenase cytochrome b subunit translates to MSEHHAEPVGGPVIFNRFTRFLVIFLGIWVLILLYRFLTGIGTVSGLTDGYPWGIWIAFDVVTGTALACGGYAIAILAYILNKGKYHPLVRPALLTSALGYSMAALAIIIDVGRWWGIWRIPLGGFPDMGSYNWNSALLEVALCVMAYVGVLWIELGPAFLEKWKATSSNESLIKFAEWGLKFYDKFLIWIIALGVLLPTMHQSSLGTLMLLAGHKLHALWNTPWIPLLYLISCIGMGYAVVVWESAVSSRVFKRQREDEMLTSLSGAIVVVLALFLLLRFGDIIISGKTAMMFTSGTLSVVFWIEMALFAIPMVMLIRPQSRAKFITIFRASMFIMLAGGMYRFDTYLTAFNPGENWSYFPTTLELLITLGVIGFEIFLYIFIVKRYPILGGATAVQVPATEGRA, encoded by the coding sequence ATGAGTGAGCATCACGCTGAACCAGTCGGCGGCCCCGTAATTTTCAATCGATTTACCCGTTTCCTCGTGATCTTCCTCGGCATCTGGGTCCTGATCCTGCTCTACCGGTTCCTGACCGGGATCGGAACGGTTTCGGGTCTGACCGACGGATACCCGTGGGGGATCTGGATCGCCTTCGACGTCGTCACCGGCACGGCGCTGGCGTGCGGTGGGTATGCGATCGCGATCCTCGCCTACATTCTCAACAAGGGCAAGTACCACCCGCTGGTGCGGCCTGCCCTTTTGACGAGTGCCCTCGGGTACTCGATGGCTGCGTTGGCAATCATCATCGACGTCGGTCGCTGGTGGGGGATCTGGCGCATTCCGCTCGGAGGGTTCCCCGACATGGGGAGCTACAACTGGAACTCGGCGCTGCTCGAAGTGGCGCTGTGCGTCATGGCCTACGTCGGCGTTCTGTGGATCGAGCTCGGTCCCGCCTTCCTCGAGAAGTGGAAGGCGACCTCGAGCAACGAATCGCTGATCAAGTTCGCCGAGTGGGGCCTCAAGTTCTATGACAAGTTCCTGATCTGGATCATTGCCCTCGGCGTGTTGCTCCCGACCATGCACCAGTCGTCGCTCGGGACCCTGATGCTGCTTGCCGGGCACAAGCTCCACGCCCTGTGGAACACCCCCTGGATTCCGCTGCTCTATCTCATCTCCTGCATCGGTATGGGCTATGCCGTCGTGGTGTGGGAGTCGGCGGTGTCGAGCAGGGTCTTCAAACGCCAGCGCGAGGACGAGATGCTGACCTCGCTCTCGGGCGCGATCGTCGTCGTCCTGGCGCTTTTCCTGCTGTTGCGGTTCGGAGACATCATCATCAGCGGCAAGACCGCGATGATGTTCACATCTGGAACCCTCAGCGTCGTGTTCTGGATCGAGATGGCTCTCTTCGCCATCCCGATGGTGATGTTGATTCGACCGCAATCACGCGCGAAGTTCATCACCATCTTCAGGGCATCGATGTTCATCATGCTGGCCGGTGGCATGTACCGCTTCGACACCTACCTGACCGCATTCAATCCGGGGGAAAACTGGTCGTACTTCCCGACGACCCTCGAGTTGCTGATCACGCTCGGCGTCATCGGATTCGAGATCTTCCTCTACATCTTCATTGTGAAACGCTATCCGATCCTGGGCGGCGCGACCGCCGTTCAGGTTCCAGCAACGGAAGGGAGGGCCTGA
- the hybA gene encoding hydrogenase 2 operon protein HybA, giving the protein MSMDRRTLLKGAAVAGAGTAVSAATTAEASSTRPAAPADAVGMLYDATRCIGCQACVTACKTANNLPGNRYDPPKDLDGYTKNIIKLYEGEGEKSYMKQQCMHCIDPGCVNACMIGAFKKREYGIVTWDKDRCIGCRYCQIACPYNIPKFQWDTAVPEIVKCELCNHMLARGEEPGCCQACPKEAVIFGTYEELLADARQRIADHPERYYPAGAPQIFGDTEGGGTQVLYLADVAFEKLGLPELGDEGVGVEARTIQHGIYRGFIAPVALYGILGAVLWRNRRVSKKEGSDE; this is encoded by the coding sequence ATGAGCATGGATCGACGAACTTTGCTGAAAGGAGCCGCCGTCGCAGGCGCCGGTACCGCGGTTTCGGCTGCGACAACAGCCGAGGCCTCGTCGACCCGGCCCGCCGCACCAGCGGACGCGGTCGGGATGCTCTACGACGCCACCCGTTGTATCGGCTGCCAGGCCTGCGTGACGGCGTGCAAGACGGCCAACAACCTCCCGGGAAACAGGTACGACCCGCCCAAAGATCTGGACGGGTACACCAAGAACATCATCAAGCTCTACGAGGGTGAGGGCGAGAAGTCCTACATGAAACAGCAGTGCATGCACTGCATCGACCCCGGCTGCGTCAATGCCTGCATGATCGGCGCCTTCAAGAAGCGCGAGTACGGCATCGTCACCTGGGACAAGGACCGCTGTATCGGCTGCCGCTACTGCCAGATTGCTTGCCCCTACAACATTCCGAAGTTCCAGTGGGACACGGCAGTACCGGAAATCGTCAAGTGCGAGCTCTGCAATCACATGCTGGCGCGCGGCGAGGAGCCGGGTTGCTGCCAGGCCTGCCCCAAGGAGGCGGTGATCTTCGGCACCTACGAAGAGCTGCTGGCGGACGCGCGGCAACGCATCGCGGATCACCCGGAACGCTACTACCCGGCTGGTGCACCGCAGATCTTCGGCGACACCGAGGGCGGCGGCACCCAGGTCCTGTACCTCGCCGATGTGGCGTTCGAGAAGCTCGGGCTGCCGGAGCTGGGTGACGAGGGTGTGGGAGTGGAGGCCCGGACCATCCAGCACGGCATCTATCGGGGGTTCATCGCGCCGGTCGCCCTTTACGGCATTCTCGGTGCGGTGCTGTGGCGCAACCGCCGCGTTTCGAAGAAGGAGGGGTCCGATGAGTGA
- a CDS encoding hydrogenase small subunit: MGRRDERFGVPDGTPQEEGLGRRDFVKACMMAAAAVGLPASTGIKWAEAAEAGLKPSVIWLHFQECTGCTESLLRTSHPGIAELILDLVSLDYHETLFAAAGYQIEDALHTAMEEHAGQYVCVVEGAIPRKDGGIYCQIGGRTAIDILEEVAGNAAAVIAIGSCASWGGIPSADPNPTDAAGAPQILEGTTVVTIPGCPANPYNFLGTVLQFVALGSLPALDDKGRPLFAYGRTIHEHCPRRAHFDAGRFARQFGDEGHRLGYCLFALGCKGPETHANCSTLNFGEVPGAWPIGIGHPCFGCTEKGVAFNKPLHQEATLPENAVPPIHPDHRASPSAAAAGVAGLVGGAVVGAGLMASKKMAEGGSEEESS; this comes from the coding sequence ATGGGTAGGAGGGATGAGAGGTTTGGTGTGCCCGACGGTACCCCCCAGGAGGAGGGTCTCGGCCGAAGGGACTTCGTCAAGGCATGCATGATGGCAGCGGCCGCCGTCGGTCTTCCCGCGAGCACGGGGATCAAGTGGGCGGAGGCTGCCGAGGCAGGCCTGAAACCATCAGTGATCTGGCTCCACTTCCAGGAGTGCACGGGGTGCACGGAGTCCTTGCTCCGAACCTCTCATCCTGGCATCGCGGAGCTGATCCTCGACCTCGTCTCGCTGGATTACCACGAGACGCTCTTCGCCGCTGCGGGCTATCAGATCGAAGATGCCCTGCACACGGCGATGGAGGAGCACGCGGGCCAGTACGTCTGCGTGGTCGAAGGCGCGATCCCGAGAAAGGACGGCGGCATCTACTGCCAGATCGGTGGCCGGACAGCGATCGATATCCTCGAGGAGGTTGCCGGGAACGCGGCTGCGGTAATCGCGATCGGTTCCTGCGCCTCGTGGGGCGGCATCCCCTCGGCAGATCCGAATCCGACCGACGCCGCCGGAGCCCCTCAGATCCTCGAAGGCACGACGGTGGTCACCATTCCGGGCTGCCCGGCGAATCCGTACAACTTCCTCGGCACGGTTCTCCAGTTCGTTGCCCTGGGCTCTCTGCCGGCGCTCGATGACAAGGGCCGCCCGCTGTTCGCCTACGGCCGTACCATCCACGAGCACTGCCCGCGCCGTGCGCATTTCGACGCCGGTCGGTTCGCCCGTCAATTCGGCGACGAGGGTCACAGGCTGGGCTACTGTCTCTTCGCGCTCGGCTGCAAAGGACCGGAAACCCACGCCAACTGCTCGACGCTGAACTTCGGGGAGGTGCCGGGTGCCTGGCCGATCGGCATCGGCCATCCGTGCTTCGGTTGCACCGAGAAAGGTGTCGCCTTCAACAAACCGTTGCACCAGGAAGCAACGCTGCCCGAGAACGCCGTTCCGCCAATTCACCCGGACCATCGAGCCAGCCCGTCCGCAGCCGCAGCAGGCGTTGCCGGACTGGTTGGTGGCGCCGTGGTCGGCGCGGGTCTGATGGCCTCCAAGAAAATGGCGGAAGGGGGGAGCGAGGAGGAGTCGTCATGA
- a CDS encoding sodium:alanine symporter family protein has translation MNSLVEWVSEAIYTVSGIVWGWPAAMPLLVVLLVGTGLVTTFRLGWIQIRYFRHGLRVIRGEYDDPEHEGDLSHFQALTTALSATVGIGNIAGVATAIHYGGPGALFWMWVTAVFGMALKFTECTLSMKTRIILPGGSAAGGPMYSIENGLGPKWKPLAVAFACFAVISSFGSGNAVQSFTVADQFRQDLGVPTWVTGLILATLVAAVILGGIRRIGRVTSKLVPFMAAFYVGAAFIVLVLHIDQVPGTLALIFTSAFTPAAQIGGFAGGTFIFMLTWGVKRGLFSNESGQGSAPIAHAAAKTDEPIREGVVAMIGPFIDTLLICTMTGLVILISGVWKEKQEQQLLVNEQSAIVAVAGDADVQLNGEVLGRDLASGTLSVRDGRPEGFALVRNHALVDDPELLVADDPVLLRNLRAFTGNLSLDEVAGGKLEEATVEIEDGTFGGVLVMRGRAMQNGSPLTAWAFREGLGGFAFGNGHLLVTMAVFFFGLSTAISWSYYGDRSILYLAGPRWVMPYRVVFCIAHFLGAVYSLELVWAFGDMALGLMTIPNLISILLLTGLVKGWTKEYAAEGKLEPPER, from the coding sequence ATGAATTCACTGGTCGAATGGGTGAGCGAGGCCATATACACCGTCAGCGGGATTGTCTGGGGGTGGCCGGCCGCGATGCCGCTTCTGGTCGTGCTGCTGGTGGGGACCGGCCTGGTCACGACGTTTCGCCTGGGGTGGATCCAGATACGGTATTTTCGTCACGGCCTGCGAGTCATTCGGGGCGAGTATGACGATCCGGAGCACGAGGGCGATCTCTCGCACTTCCAGGCGTTGACGACTGCGCTCTCGGCGACCGTCGGCATCGGCAACATCGCCGGTGTCGCGACCGCGATCCACTACGGCGGGCCGGGCGCACTCTTCTGGATGTGGGTGACGGCCGTCTTCGGAATGGCCCTCAAGTTCACCGAGTGCACACTGTCGATGAAGACCCGAATCATCCTGCCGGGCGGCTCGGCGGCCGGCGGTCCGATGTACTCGATCGAGAACGGCCTCGGTCCGAAGTGGAAACCGCTGGCGGTGGCGTTCGCCTGCTTCGCCGTAATCTCGTCCTTCGGTTCGGGCAACGCCGTCCAGTCCTTCACGGTCGCCGATCAGTTCCGCCAGGACCTCGGCGTGCCGACCTGGGTGACCGGCCTGATCCTCGCCACGCTGGTGGCGGCGGTCATCCTCGGCGGTATCCGGCGGATCGGCAGAGTGACCTCGAAACTGGTGCCGTTCATGGCCGCCTTCTACGTGGGCGCCGCATTCATTGTCCTCGTGCTCCACATTGATCAGGTGCCCGGCACGCTGGCCCTGATATTCACCTCCGCCTTCACACCGGCTGCCCAGATCGGGGGCTTCGCCGGCGGGACCTTCATCTTCATGCTCACCTGGGGCGTCAAACGGGGACTTTTCTCGAACGAGTCGGGCCAGGGCTCTGCGCCGATTGCCCATGCCGCCGCCAAGACCGACGAGCCGATACGCGAGGGCGTGGTGGCGATGATCGGCCCGTTCATCGACACCTTGCTCATCTGCACCATGACCGGTCTGGTGATCCTCATCTCGGGTGTCTGGAAGGAAAAACAGGAGCAGCAATTGCTGGTCAACGAGCAATCGGCAATCGTCGCGGTTGCCGGTGACGCCGATGTCCAACTCAACGGGGAGGTGCTCGGGCGCGATCTGGCGTCGGGCACGCTTTCGGTCCGCGACGGAAGGCCGGAAGGCTTCGCCCTGGTGCGCAATCACGCGCTGGTCGACGACCCGGAGCTCCTGGTTGCCGACGACCCGGTGTTGCTCAGAAACCTGCGGGCCTTCACCGGAAACCTCTCGCTCGACGAGGTGGCCGGTGGCAAGCTGGAAGAGGCGACGGTGGAGATTGAAGACGGCACATTCGGTGGCGTGCTCGTCATGCGCGGGCGGGCGATGCAGAACGGCTCGCCGCTCACTGCCTGGGCGTTCCGCGAGGGTCTCGGCGGGTTCGCGTTCGGCAACGGCCACCTGCTGGTGACGATGGCGGTGTTCTTCTTCGGGCTGTCGACCGCCATCAGCTGGTCCTACTACGGCGACCGGTCGATCCTCTACCTCGCCGGTCCCAGGTGGGTGATGCCCTATCGCGTGGTCTTCTGCATCGCCCACTTCCTCGGGGCGGTCTACTCGCTCGAGCTGGTGTGGGCGTTCGGTGACATGGCGCTGGGTCTGATGACCATCCCCAACCTGATCTCGATTCTGCTCCTCACAGGGCTCGTGAAGGGCTGGACGAAGGAGTACGCCGCCGAGGGCAAGCTGGAGCCTCCAGAGCGCTGA
- a CDS encoding DUF2155 domain-containing protein: MRQLLVITLALIFAACGAGTEPEQAEVQTIPDDDVHATAMGGSMGGMMGGLNTEIGLDPEIAAAWNGIRVHVIGRESGEGNIFDVALGETVALGDSGLTLTADVFIPDFVMDERGITSRSAETQNPAARVVISEEGMADYEGWLFAAMPEIHPFPHDRYQVLLVEGIPAE, translated from the coding sequence ATGCGTCAACTACTCGTGATAACACTCGCGCTCATATTCGCCGCTTGTGGAGCGGGCACCGAGCCCGAACAGGCGGAGGTCCAGACGATACCCGACGACGACGTTCATGCGACTGCCATGGGTGGCTCGATGGGCGGCATGATGGGTGGTCTCAACACCGAGATCGGCCTCGACCCGGAGATCGCCGCTGCGTGGAACGGCATCAGGGTTCATGTCATCGGCAGGGAAAGCGGCGAAGGAAATATCTTCGACGTTGCCCTCGGAGAGACGGTCGCCCTCGGCGACAGCGGTTTGACGCTGACGGCCGACGTCTTCATCCCCGATTTCGTGATGGACGAGCGGGGCATCACCAGCCGCTCGGCCGAAACCCAGAACCCGGCGGCGAGAGTCGTCATCTCCGAGGAGGGCATGGCCGATTACGAGGGCTGGCTCTTCGCGGCAATGCCCGAGATCCACCCATTTCCTCACGATCGGTATCAAGTTCTCTTGGTCGAGGGCATACCTGCGGAATAG
- a CDS encoding aldehyde dehydrogenase family protein: MNLQTKSIVRNVDVEGPRSITSYNPATEEEIATVSALDGDGAIDAVRAAKEAFPGWATTPVAERQRLIRRWMDIMVDERDELARLVSTEGGKPITEARLVDIFPGLEALSYYSKMLPKLLAFKPVSPYQLLFAHWQAGYRFDPLGVMAVITPWNYPVGIPMNEIVPAVGAGNTVVFKPASATMLIGLKLGDMARRAGFPPGVINTVALPGSATDVVLDHPDVVKVLFTGSVDVGRHVARRCAERLVPAQLELGGKDAAVIAADAHLERTARGVVWGAFVNSGQTCASIERAYVERPIYDTLLARIVELTNEIKMGDPSRPDTDMGPLTSKGQLDIVARQVEDAVASGARALTGGSKPDGPGYFYPPTVLVDVNDAMEVMREETFGPLLPVVPVDSVDEGIRRANQSQFGLTASGWTRSRALAARMQRELEAGVVTINDHAVAFVEQTGVWGGVRESGIGRAHGEFGFHELVNVKYVMRDPGTDVAMPWYYPYDEDFKHFLRAALPLLYGKDLGRFVNVFPLARTRRFWQRMRKSTLLANPHKLF, from the coding sequence ATGAACCTCCAGACGAAATCCATCGTTCGCAACGTGGATGTCGAGGGTCCACGTTCCATCACCAGCTACAACCCGGCCACCGAAGAGGAGATCGCGACCGTCTCGGCTCTCGACGGTGACGGGGCGATCGACGCGGTGCGCGCCGCCAAGGAAGCGTTTCCCGGATGGGCGACAACCCCCGTGGCCGAGCGTCAGAGGCTGATACGTCGCTGGATGGACATCATGGTCGACGAGCGTGACGAGCTCGCGCGGCTGGTTTCGACAGAGGGGGGAAAACCGATCACCGAAGCCAGACTGGTAGACATTTTTCCCGGTCTGGAGGCCCTTTCCTATTACTCGAAGATGCTGCCGAAGCTGCTGGCCTTCAAGCCGGTCAGTCCTTACCAGCTCCTGTTCGCTCATTGGCAGGCGGGCTATCGCTTCGATCCCCTGGGAGTGATGGCAGTCATCACGCCGTGGAACTACCCGGTGGGCATCCCGATGAACGAGATCGTGCCGGCGGTCGGCGCCGGCAACACGGTGGTTTTCAAACCGGCCTCGGCGACGATGCTGATCGGTCTGAAGCTGGGTGATATGGCGCGGCGGGCGGGATTTCCGCCCGGGGTGATCAACACGGTTGCCCTGCCCGGTTCGGCGACCGACGTGGTGCTCGATCACCCGGACGTCGTCAAGGTGCTCTTCACCGGATCGGTCGACGTCGGTCGACACGTCGCCCGCCGCTGCGCAGAGCGACTGGTGCCGGCCCAGCTCGAGCTTGGCGGCAAAGATGCGGCGGTCATTGCGGCCGATGCTCACCTCGAGCGGACCGCTCGCGGCGTGGTGTGGGGTGCGTTCGTCAACAGCGGCCAGACCTGCGCCTCGATCGAGCGCGCATACGTCGAACGTCCGATCTACGACACGCTGCTCGCGAGGATCGTCGAGCTCACGAACGAGATCAAGATGGGAGATCCGTCCCGGCCCGACACCGATATGGGGCCATTGACCTCCAAGGGCCAGCTCGACATCGTGGCCCGCCAGGTCGAGGATGCGGTTGCCTCCGGTGCGCGCGCGCTGACCGGCGGAAGCAAGCCCGATGGGCCCGGGTACTTCTACCCGCCAACGGTGCTGGTCGACGTCAACGACGCAATGGAGGTCATGCGGGAGGAGACCTTCGGTCCTCTGCTGCCGGTGGTGCCGGTGGATTCCGTCGATGAGGGCATCCGTCGCGCCAACCAGTCACAGTTCGGACTCACCGCGTCGGGCTGGACCCGTTCGAGGGCGCTGGCGGCAAGGATGCAGCGCGAACTCGAGGCCGGCGTTGTCACGATCAACGACCACGCCGTGGCCTTCGTGGAGCAGACGGGCGTCTGGGGAGGTGTTCGTGAGAGTGGCATCGGGCGTGCCCACGGTGAATTCGGTTTCCACGAGCTGGTCAACGTCAAGTACGTGATGCGGGATCCCGGAACCGACGTAGCGATGCCGTGGTACTACCCTTACGATGAAGACTTCAAGCATTTCCTGCGAGCTGCCCTGCCGCTGCTCTACGGCAAGGATCTCGGCAGATTCGTGAATGTCTTTCCCCTCGCCCGGACCAGGCGGTTCTGGCAGCGCATGAGAAAATCCACGCTGTTGGCAAACCCGCACAAACTGTTTTAA
- a CDS encoding patatin-like phospholipase family protein, whose translation MKRALLMASGANRGAYYAGFLGPLQEAGVEFDLMAGVSAGGIASAWFAAGDPEALIDSWRQADPWRIAPHPWLSFGRLRTVDGLIQTITLQTMDVRAARTSEAEVVVATARVVGPGWPLPRFEPAFLSNRQAGDDRAFGLMLRATAFVPYINGFREAVTIDGERHMDGGLIHRVPLDVIPEGRFDEIWIAACSPNGLRELRQELARKHRAERLVVITPTQPLPVGRWTMEWARIRQAIELGRLDIESAIEQAASTDTSIFVGAAAFTVPAH comes from the coding sequence GTGAAACGCGCTCTCCTGATGGCGTCCGGCGCCAACCGGGGCGCCTACTACGCGGGATTTCTCGGGCCCCTGCAGGAGGCCGGCGTCGAGTTCGATTTGATGGCGGGAGTGTCGGCCGGGGGCATCGCCTCGGCCTGGTTCGCGGCCGGCGATCCCGAGGCGCTGATCGACTCCTGGCGCCAGGCTGATCCGTGGCGCATTGCTCCGCATCCCTGGTTGTCGTTCGGCAGGCTTCGAACCGTGGATGGCCTGATTCAAACGATCACCCTGCAGACGATGGACGTTCGAGCTGCCAGGACGTCCGAGGCCGAGGTCGTAGTGGCGACGGCTAGGGTGGTGGGTCCGGGCTGGCCGCTGCCGAGGTTCGAGCCAGCCTTCCTGTCGAACCGGCAAGCGGGGGACGACCGGGCCTTCGGCCTGATGCTTCGCGCGACGGCGTTCGTTCCCTACATCAACGGGTTCAGGGAAGCAGTGACGATCGACGGTGAGCGACACATGGACGGCGGCCTGATTCACCGGGTTCCGCTCGACGTGATCCCCGAGGGGCGATTCGATGAGATCTGGATCGCGGCCTGCTCGCCGAACGGGCTCCGCGAGCTTCGGCAGGAGCTCGCGCGAAAGCACCGCGCCGAGCGACTCGTGGTCATCACTCCGACGCAACCCCTCCCGGTCGGTCGCTGGACGATGGAGTGGGCGAGGATTCGCCAAGCGATCGAGCTTGGTCGCCTTGATATCGAAAGCGCTATCGAGCAGGCCGCGTCGACTGACACGAGCATCTTCGTCGGTGCTGCTGCATTCACGGTTCCCGCCCATTAG